The DNA segment TATCATATGACCCATTTCGTCCTGAGCGCCCCGGATATCCGGCATCTGCCGAGTGACGCAGGCATTGAAGTCGCATTTGCTGGTCGTTCAAACGCCGGCAAATCCAGTGCGCTAAACACGCTGACCCAGCAGAAAAGCCTGGCGCGTATCAGTAAAACACCTGGCCGTACGCAATTAATCAACCTCTTTGAAGTAGAGCCGGGTATCCGCCTGGTCGATCTGCCAGGTTATGGCTATGCGCAAGTTCCGGAAGAGATGAAACGTAAATGGCAGCGTTCGCTGGGCGAATACCTGCAGATGCGTAATTCGCTGAAAGGGCTGGTGGTGCTGATGGACATCCGTCACCCACTTAAAGATCTCGATCAGCAGATGATTCAGTGGGCTGTTGATGTCGGTACACCCGTGATGTTGCTGCTGACCAAAGC comes from the Enterobacteriaceae bacterium Kacie_13 genome and includes:
- a CDS encoding YihA family ribosome biogenesis GTP-binding protein, whose translation is MTSQTYNYHMTHFVLSAPDIRHLPSDAGIEVAFAGRSNAGKSSALNTLTQQKSLARISKTPGRTQLINLFEVEPGIRLVDLPGYGYAQVPEEMKRKWQRSLGEYLQMRNSLKGLVVLMDIRHPLKDLDQQMIQWAVDVGTPVMLLLTKADKLASGARQAQVKMVREAVKEFMGDIQVEAFSSPKKMGVDKLNDKLNTWFNEIPPEVLEDEISGE